The Vicia villosa cultivar HV-30 ecotype Madison, WI unplaced genomic scaffold, Vvil1.0 ctg.000165F_1_1_2_unsc, whole genome shotgun sequence genome contains a region encoding:
- the LOC131624863 gene encoding uncharacterized mitochondrial protein AtMg00810-like, with product MVLVYVDDIIITGNSSSFLITELNTKFALKQLGKLDYFLGIEVTHLSNGSLLLSQTKYICDLLAKANMASANGMPTPMVSSNKLSKFGSTAVPDPTHFRSIVGALQYATLTRPEISYSVNKVCQFLSNPLEEHWKVVKRILRYLSGTLHHGLLIQAASSNQPLPLIGFYDADWASDSDDRRSTSGACVFLGHNIISWWSRKQTLVARSSAEA from the coding sequence ATGGTcttagtctatgttgatgatatcatcatcACTGGAAATTCCTCTTCATTCCTCATCACAGAGTTGAATACTAAGTTTGCTCTTAAACAGCTTGGAAAGCTAGATTATTTCTTGGGCATTGAAGTCACTCATCTCTCAAATGGCTCTTTACTCTTGTCTCAAACCAAATATATCTGTGATCTTCTAGCCAAAGCTAATATGGCATCTGCCAATGGTATGCCCACACCCATGGTATCCAGCAACAAACTCTCTAAGTTTGGTTCTACTGCTGTCCCTGATCCCACTCACTTCAGATCTATAGTTGGAGCCCTTCAATATGCTACTCTAACAAGGCCAGAGATTTCCTACTCAGTCAATAAAGTCTGCCAATTTCTATCCAACCCCCTTGAGGAACATTGGAAAGTTGTAAAAAGAATACTCAGATATCTAAGTGGAACTTTGCATCATGGGCTGCTAATTCAGGCTGCTTCCAGCAATCAACCTCTGCCTCTTATAGGTTTCTACGATGCTGACTGGGCATCAGATTCTGATGACAGGAGATCTACATCAGGTGCCTGTGTTTTTCTAGGTCATAACATCATTTCTTGGTGGTCAAGAAAACAAACTCTGGTGGCCAGATCTAGTGCAGAAGCATAA